One Spinacia oleracea cultivar Varoflay chromosome 4, BTI_SOV_V1, whole genome shotgun sequence DNA segment encodes these proteins:
- the LOC110787816 gene encoding putative F-box/FBD/LRR-repeat protein At1g22000, whose translation MMTKPWPALQSCDNKVKRKEGVTSGLCALPNEILFSILSSFTMKEVARLSIVSHRWKYIWENFPRLHFEDSRAMERIFESPKVISHERSNFVTWVSHVVDQHFGAYSIDELRIKFCLTRTFQSHVDKWAFFASEKQVKTLDLNFTSKFNLVNTESAHCSFPLKVASIKSSLISLCLRSVDVTDEFIGCLICSCIFLENLCIGNSKYLTNLRVSSSLQQLKHLEVSHCLHLKIIDISTPNLVSFTYRGQAIELRIRDASWLSKVAVGSRDYNASISYAFDSLLQYSSQLEYLSLMMNLKCESNIQIINPPALTNVKHIELCFIACCNKSLLGWTSLIVAAPVLQKLTLKLLGFNIKRARPIVKHNACPLKCLKTLELVGFMGRPIDLEFAAFVLENAIALEEVIIDFTPMFSTKPYHKGVQELLLSKDKCWQNTFFVLFYSIIN comes from the exons ATGATGACCAAGCCATGGCCTGCTCTACAATCTTGCGATAACAAGGTTAAG CGGAAAGAGGGAGTGACTAGTGGGTTGTGTGCGTTGCCAAATGAAATTCTGTTTTCAATCCTGTCCTCCTTCACCATGAAGGAAGTTGCAAGGCTTAGTATTGTTTCTCACCGATGGAAATACATATGGGAAAATTTTCCGCGCTTGCACTTTGAAGATTCGAGGGCAATGGAAAGGATATTCGAAAGTCCCAAAGTAATTTCTCATGAAAGATCCAACTTTGTGACATGGGTTAGTCATGTTGTCGACCAGCATTTTGGTGCATATTCTATAGATGAACTTAGAATCAAGTTTTGTCTCACCAGAACTTTTCAATCTCATGTAGATAAGTGGGCGTTTTTTGCATCAGAAAAACAAGTCAAAACACTTGACCTCAACTTTACTTCAAAATTTAATCTCGTAAATACAGAGAGTGCACACTGTAGTTTTCCTCTTAAAGTGGCTAGCATCAAGTCTTCCTTAATATCTTTGTGTCTTAGATCCGTCGATGTCACTGATGAATTCATTGGTTGCCTTATTTGTTCCTGCATATTCCTTGAGAACCTGTGCATAGGAAATTCAAAGTATCTTACCAACCTAAGAGTCTCTAGTTCATTACAACAGCTGAAACATTTGGAGGTAAGTCATTGCTTACACTTGAAAATTATTGATATTTCTACCCCGAATCTTGTATCTTTTACATATCGTGGCCAAGCTATAGAGCTGCGTATCAGGGATGCCTCTTGGCTTTCTAAGGTCGCTGTTGGTTCGCGAGATTACAATGCCTCCATATCCTATGCATTTGACTCACTTTTACAATATTCTTCACAATTGGAGTATCTAAGCTTGATGATGAACTTAAAATGTGAGTCGAATATCCAAATCATTAATCCTCCTGCTTTGACAAATGTTAAGCATATAGAGCTGTGTTTTATTGCATGTTGCAATAAATCACTCCTTGGATGGACGTCCTTGATTGTGGCAGCGCCAGTTTTGCAGAAGCTGACATTGAAG TTACTAGGGTTTAACATCAAACGTGCAAGGCCCATTGTCAAACACAATGCGTGCCCTCTCAAATGCCTGAAGACGCTAGAGCTTGTTGGCTTTATGGGACGGCCGATTGACCTTGAGTTTGCAGCTTTTGTGCTTGAGAATGCTATTGCTCTTGAAGAGGTGATTATTGACTTCACGCCAATGTTCAGCACAAAACCATATCACAAAGGTGTGCAAGAACTGTTGTTAAGTAAAGACAAATGTTGGCAGAATACTTTTTTTGTGTTATTTTACTCAATAATAAACTAG